One genomic region from Vicia villosa cultivar HV-30 ecotype Madison, WI unplaced genomic scaffold, Vvil1.0 ctg.000352F_1_1_1, whole genome shotgun sequence encodes:
- the LOC131627211 gene encoding serine/threonine-protein kinase ATM-like, producing MTGAMDVSESERENVECGSQEKKTDDTPGMGTSQKTRGGADSRCRKRSKYLSYPYTNSEPRLKSFPAETEESKTPSPAPKAKASSKTSKATNGSLSSNKLGGTRFQNNWYRKFISCSKMSSSPKFFGASSSDLLSGLHSLAVGSMSPIKDKRFDMVEWFFCKYRISKYHDETELATSLFNLNEGKTSKPVDNGVMDTKSEKKKKNTQTENAARRKMKSLSGLSSTNTNVSTGDCTGSEKKSKQKRKVEEITSQPQLQNAETTSQNHNFPSSEKKIKPKKRPKLEAAQEHQGAQSASHLDAKRIECNSLVVDLQVIPPPMSVNSHQKSNGEIKEEQVSNVSNPKLRVSQSQLDGNVTPSNLLGSTSKASTVAPEEGLVGNITNHNMLNDTTSVVDNVSINKTGMEVAPEERPRKIPDLNSISFETCSTRKESENVNLLSPELQSQNPRSLSACSRITKAVNLDRVDIIGESPGTFLFLQFAQGPGVDIPSNEDLLKTFCQFGPLKATETHLIKDNTSAQIVFVNNTDATEALRSLEHNKPFGATLVGYRLHYPPAVAAPPLDYFRTPIQPSISMSMSGETPPPIQVIKQKLQMMSSVLENSGNNLSPETRAKLENEINNLLGKVNSRTTRV from the exons ATG ACGGGGGCTATGGATGTGtcagagtcagaacgtgaaaatgTTGAATGTGGCTCTCAGGAAAAAAAGACTGACGACACCCCCGGGATGGGCACTTCTCAGAAAACTCGAGGAG GTGCTGATTCTCGATGTCGGAAAAGAAGCAAATATTTATCTTACCCCTACACAAATAGTGAACCAAGACTTAAAAGTTTTCCTGCTGAAACAGAAGAATCAAAGACTCCAAGTCCCGCTCCTAAAGCAAAAGCTTCAAGCAAAACCAGTAAAGCTACAAACGGATCTCTTTCATCAAATAAATTGGGTGGCACGAGGTTCCAAAATAATTGGTACAGAAAATTCATTAGCTGTAGTAAAATGTCTAGCAGTCCAAAGTTCTTCGGTGCATCTTCCAGTGACTTACTGTCAGGACTGCACTCTTTAGCTGTTGGTAGTATGTCTCCAATTAAAGATAAGAGGTTTGATATGGTTGAGTGGTTTTTTTGCAAATATAGAATATCAAAGTATCACGATGAGACTGAACTTGCTACTTCCCTGTTTAATCTGAATGAAGGGAAAACATCGAAACCTGTGGACAATGGTGTTATGGATACCAAaagtgagaagaagaaaaagaacacTCAAACAGAAAATGCAGCAAGGCGTAAGATGAAATCTCTTTCTGGCCTATCCAGTACGAATACTAATGTCTCTACTGGCGATTGCACAGGTTCGGAGAAAAAATCCAAACAAAAGAGGAAGGTGGAAGAAATAACTTCGCAGCCTCAGCTACAAAATGCAGAGACCACTTCCCAAAATCATAATTTTCCGTCTTCTGAGAAAAAGATCAAGCCTAAAAAGAGACCGAAGTTGGAAGCTGCACAAGAGCATCAAGGTGCTCAATCTGCTTCGCATTTGGATGCAAAACGTATCGAATGCAACTCACTAGTTGTCGATTTGCAGGTTATTCCCCCACCTATGTCTGTCAATTCTCATCAGAAAAGTAATGGCGAAATTAAAGAAGAACAAGTTTCTAATGTTTCGAATCCAAAGTTACGTGTCTCCCAAAGCCAACTTGATGGAAATGTTACCCCTAGTAACTTGTTAGGGAGCACATCAAAGGCTAGTACTGTCGCCCCTGAAGAAGGGCTTGTAGGAAATATTACCAACCACAACATGTTGAATGATACTACATCAGTTGTTGACAATGTCTCAATAAATAAAACAGGGATGGAGGTAGCACCAGAGGAGCGTCCAAGAAAGATACCTGATTTGAACAGTATTAGCTTTGAAACATGTTCTACGAGAAAAGAGTCCGAGAATGTCAACTTGCTTTCACCTGAATTGCAGTCACAAAACCCAAGAAGTTTATCTGCTTGTTCGAGAATTACCAAAGCTGTAAATCTTGATAGAGTGGATATCATTGGAGAATCACCTGGAACCTTTCTCTTCCTACAATTTGCTCAAGGACCAGGAGTTGATATCCCATCAAACGAGGATTTGTTGAAAACATTTTGCCAGTTTGGTCCTTTGAAAGCAACCGAAACTCATTTGATAAAAGACAACACCAGTGCTCAAATTGTTTTTGTTAACAACACAGATGCTACTGAAGCATTGCGTAGTTTAGAGCATAACAAACCATTTGGTGCAACTCTTGTGGGCTACAGGCTCCATTATCCTCCTGCTGTGGCGGCTCCACCATTGGACTACTTCAGGACTCCAATTCAGCCATCTATCTCTATGTCAATGTCTGGTGAGACACCTCCTCCCATTCAGGTTATTAAGCAAAAGTTGCAGATGATGTCATCAGTGCTGGAGAACTCAGGGAATAATCTTTCACCCGAGACGAGAGCCAAATtggaaaatgaaataaataatctGCTGGGAAAGGTGAATTCTAGGACTACTAGAGTTTGA
- the LOC131627212 gene encoding zinc transporter 8-like — MESNKNIKVLSFSILIFLIIPTLIAAECTCDEEDEDRNKSEALRYKIAALISIMVAGAIGVCIPLLGKLIPALSPEKDIFFVIKTFAAGVILSTAFIHVLPDAFENLTSPCLKEHPWGDFPFTGFVAMCTAMGTLMVETYATSYFQNQNSKKTATQIKNHESCSDVEKNAGHEGHVHVHTHASHGHAHGQVSSSDRSSELLRHRIISQVLELGIVVHSVIIGISLGTSESPKTIKPLVAALTFHQFFEGMGLGSCITQANFKNLSITVMGLFFALTTPIGIGIGIGISSVYDENSPTALIVEGIFNAASAGILIYMALVDLLAADFMNPRMQKSGSLRLGCNVSLLLGAGAMSLIAKWA; from the exons ATGGAATCGAACAAGAATATCAAGGTTCTTTCCTTTTCTATCTTGATTTTTCTCATAATCCCAACCCTAATAGCCGCAGAATGCACAtgcgatgaagaagatgaagatagaAACAAATCCGAAGCTCTTCGATACAAGATAGCTGCTTTAATATCTATAATGGTGGCAGGTGCAATCGGTGTTTGTATACCACTTCTTGGAAAACTGATACCGGCGTTAAGTCCTGAGAAAGATATATTCTTTGTCATCAAAACCTTTGCTGCCGGTGTGATATTATCCACCGCTTTTATTCATGTGCTTCCAGATGCTTTTGAGAATCTTACTTCACCTTGTTTAAAGGAACATCCTTGGGGTGATTTTCCGTTCACTGGTTTTGTGGCTATGTGTACTGCTATGGGGACTCTTATGGTGGAGACTTACGCCACTTCTTATTTTCAAAACCAGAATTCTAAGAAGACAGCGACGCAAATCAAAAATCATGAGTCATGCTCTGATGTAGAGAAGAATGCAGGTCATGAAGGACATGTGCATGTTCATACTCATGCTTCACATGGTCATGCACATGGCCAGGTTTCTTCTTCGGATCGATCATCAGAACTTCTTCGGCATAGGATTATATCACAG GTCTTGGAGTTGGGGATTGTTGTTCACTCAGTTATAATAGGAATTTCTCTTGGTACTTCTGAGAGTCCTAAGACCATAAAGCCACTAGTAGCTGCTTTAACTTTTCATCAATTTTTTGAGGGCATGGGACTTGGAAGTTGTATAACTCAg GCAAATTTCAAGAATCTATCTATTACTGTCATGGGATTGTTCTTTGCTTTGACAACTCCAATTGGAATTGGAATTGGCATAGGGATTAGTAGTGTTTATGATGAGAACAGTCCAACAGCCCTTATTGTTGAAGGAATCTTCAATGCAGCTTCAGCTGGGATCTTAATCTATATGGCACTTGTAGATCTTCTTGCTGCTGATTTTATGAATCCAAGGATGCAAAAGAGTGGTAGTCTTCGATTAGGGTGTAATGTATCTCTTCTATTAGGAGCCGGTGCAATGTCTCTTATAGCCAAATGGGCTTAG
- the LOC131627213 gene encoding zinc transporter 8-like — MGFKMNIQVFLFSILIFLIIPTLIVAECTCDEEDGDRNKSKALRYKIAALVSIMVASAIGVCIPLLGKVIPALSPEKDIFFVIKAFAAGVILSTGFIHVLPDAFENLTSPCLKEHPWGDFPFTGFVAMCTAMGTLMIDTYATAYFQNQNSKKTPTQVENHESTPDVEREGHVHVHTHASHGHAHGHVSSEPSSELLRHRVVSQVLELGIIVHSVIIGISLGASESPKTIKPLVAALTFHQFFEGMGLGSCITQANFKSLSITVMGLFFALTTPVGIGIGLGISSVYDENSPTALIVEGIFNAASAGILIYMALVDLLAADFMNPRMQKSGSLRLGCNISLLLGAGAMSLIAKWA; from the exons ATGGGATTCAAAATGAATATCCAAGTCTTTCTTTTTTCTATCTTGATCTTTCTCATAATCCCAACTCTTATAGTTGCCGAATGCACATGCGATGAAGAAGATGGAGATAGAAACAAATCTAAAGCACTTCGTTATAAGATAGCAGCTTTAGTATCAATAATGGTTGCGAGTGCAATCGGTGTTTGTATACCACTACTTGGAAAAGTGATACCGGCTTTAAGTCCCGAGAAAGATATATTTTTTGTCATCAAAGCCTTTGCTGCTGGTGTGATATTATCAACCGGTTTCATTCATGTGCTTCCTGATGCTTTTGAAAATCTTACTTCACCTTGTTTGAAGGAACATCCTTGGGGTGATTTTCCTTTTACCGGTTTTGTGGCTATGTGTACTGCTATGGGGACTCTTATGATTGATACATATGCCACTGCTTATTTTCAAAATCAGAATTCTAAAAAAACACCGACACAAGTCGAGAATCATGAGTCAACCCCAGATGTAGAGCGTGAAGGACATGTGCATGTTCATACCCATGCTTCACATGGTCATGCACATGGCCATGTTTCTTCGGAGCCATCATCAGAACTTCTACGTCATAGGGTTGTATCACAG GTATTGGAGTTGGGGATTATTGTTCACTCAGTTATAATAGGAATTTCTTTAGGTGCTTCAGAGAGTCCTAAAACCATAAAGCCATTAGTAGCTGCGTTGACTTTTCATCAATTCTTTGAAGGCATGGGACTTGGAAGTTGTATAACTCAG GCAAATTTCAAGAGTCTATCTATTACGGTCATGGGATTGTTCTTTGCTTTGACAACTCCGGTAGGGATTGGAATTGGCTTAGGGATTAGTAGTGTTTACGATGAGAACAGTCCAACAGCCCTTATTGTTGAAGGAATCTTCAATGCAGCATCAGCTGGGATCTTAATCTATATGGCACTTGTAGATCTTCTCGCGGCTGATTTTATGAACCCAAGGATGCAAAAGAGTGGCAGTCTTCGATTAGGATGTAATATATCTCTTCTATTAGGAGCTGGTGCCATGTCTCTTATAGCTAAATGGGCTTGA